A stretch of the Plectropomus leopardus isolate mb unplaced genomic scaffold, YSFRI_Pleo_2.0 unplaced_scaffold4388, whole genome shotgun sequence genome encodes the following:
- the LOC121939247 gene encoding steroid 17-alpha-hydroxylase/17,20 lyase-like yields MNHTVLSSVDSLCAELLSNGRRGFDPSPAVTRAVTNVVCTLVFSATYRHGDAELQEVIRYNDGIVQTIARGGLVDIYPWMKVFPNKCLSKLKECITVRDRLLSRKLEEHKVSLSDGDPRDLLDALLKGKTDSKSPGCEEDRITDDHVLMTAAEAFGAGVETTSTTLLWILAYLLHHPQVQERVQKELDEHVGERAVCVSDRGRLPYLDCVINEGMRIRPVSPVLIPHTAMTDSR; encoded by the exons TTCTGTCCTCTGTGGACAGTCTCTGTGCAGAGCTGTTGTCTAATGGACGGCGAGGCTTCGACCCGTCTCCTGCAGTGACCAGGGCTGTCACAAACGTCGTGTGCACGTTAGTGTTCAGCGCTACCTATCGCCATGGCGacgcagagctgcaggaggtgATCCGCTACAATGACGGGATCGTCCAGACCATCGCCAGAGGAGGACTGGTGGACATTTACCCCTGGATGAAG gTCTTTCCTAACAAGTGTCTCAGTAAACTGAAGGAGTGTATCACCGTCAGAGACAGACTGCTGTCCCGAAAACTTGAGGAGCACAAG GTGTCTCTGAGTGACGGTGACCCCCGCGACCTCCTGGACGCCTTGTTAAAGGGAAAGACGGACAGTAAGTCCCCTGGTTGTGAGGAGGACAGGATCACTGATGACCACGTCCTGATGACGGCGGCTGAGGCTTTTGGCGCTGGCGTGGAAACAACGTCCACCACGCTGCTGTGGATCCTGGCGTACCTGCTGCACCACCCGCAG GTCCAGGAGCGCGTGCAGAAGGAGCTGGACGAACACGTGGGCGAGCGAGCCGTTTGCGTGTCGGACCGCGGCCGGCTGCCGTACCTGGACTGTGTCATCAACGAGGGCATGAGGATCCGCCCGGTCAGCCCCGTGCTGATCCCGCACACCGCCATGACGGACAGCAGGTGA